ACTGGTCGGAGTAAGATCTGCTGTTATGGATAACGGATCTACAGCGATCTCGATGTTACCTAGTACGAAATCTACGTCGGTTGTGGCTTCTCCTCCCATCACAGAGACATTTTCAACTATCTCGGTCTGATAACCTAAAAGTTCGGCTGTAACCGTATAATCTCCCGGATTCAGAGTAAGAACATAACTACCGTCTGCTACGGGATGAACACTCTCACCACCAGCCGAGACCGTGACATTGGTCACATTGCCGGTACCACCCATTAGCGAGACAGTTCCCTCTATGGCTCCGGGTTCCGCATCATAGATCAGGACATCATCAACTGCCATACCATCTGCACTAACAGAACCGTCTGAACCAAAACGGAAACGTAATTTTACTGACGGCTGATTAGCGAGCTGTGGCAAGAATGTTGAGAACTGTGACCAGGTGCCGTTATATCCCGACCAGTTCGGAGCTGGAATAGCACCATATGTTTCAAAATTGTTATAAAATCCATCGTCACCTAATACATGATCCCATGTTGTTCCGCCGTTTATTGACGATTCAAGGATCATGCCATCATAGTACCCTTCACAGTAGATGTTCAACCAAACCGACATAAAGGGGGTATCTACATCAGCAAAGTTAAATTCCGGAGACATCAGCCAGCTATTGGCGTTGTTCTCATAATTAACTGCCAGTTTGGTCATCCAGGCATTAGCACCACTATGGGCGGAGTTGATTGTTCCCTGTGCCGGAGTACCAAATTCCCACTGATTATTTCCGGTAACGGCACCGCTCGTCCAACCACCGTCTCCACCTTCAAAATCCTCGAAATAGTAGAAGGGTCCTCCTCCTCCTGATTCTCCTTCTAACTGAAAACAGAAATCTCGTTCAGTTTGAGTATCCCAAACAACAGAACCGGCAGTCCAGGTCGTATAGGGTCCGAAACCACCCCCCGGATTGATCCAATGCCTCTCTAACTCTACCTGTGGAGTGGCATGAGGATTCAAGCCAAACTGCCCTCCAATAGCATAGTCCATTCTTCCCTGAATGGAGATCCAATAATGTCCGTCATTGAAGACAGGTTGCTGACCGGCAGGAAGATCTACACTAAATGTATTAGCTGTCTCTGTATAGGGGAGATTGGTAAAACTGACAATGGAAGTACCCGGCTGTCCACCACTGTTCTGATAAAATTCGATATTGACACTCTGAAGCGGACCAGCTCCATTCCAAAAACCGCCGACAAATTTAACATGATTGATCGTCCATGGACCATTCGTTACGATAAAATCATCAGCCCCTTTACAGTCATAAGTATCAAAATCCGGCTCAAACTCCTGAGATGCACAGAGAAATCCGGATGGTGACATCTGCGACCAGAGAATACCCGGTGGTTGAGTACCACCCTCAGGTATCACAACGGTTCCGTTTACTGAATGTGGGGGAGAGCCATAAACGTCACCGTGCAGCATCCAAGGAATTATCATGTCACCGGAAAACCCGGCAGCTATATTGACAGTTACACTAAAATTGACCGTTTGATTATAAAGCCAATCATTCCAATTATTAATGTCGCCCCAGGTAGAGATCACACCATTGCCGGTCTGCCCGTTGTATGGGATTGTACCCATCATGGTTGCCGAAACTACCGTTATTCCTGTCGGAAAGTCCATTTCAGCGTAAACTACATATTCCCAATCAACTGAATAAGCAGCAGTAGCAAATTGTAGGACCACTCCATTTTCACCGGGAGTATAGCCGGTTGTGACGTTATCAATATATGACCCCGTCAGGTCTCTGTTTGTATTATCGGATGAAGACATGGTCGGGGTTGCTTCTAAACAGGTGAATAACCCTAACAACAGTGTCAGGGATAAGATCATAGCAAAATACTCTTTCATTGTTTCTCCTTAAAATAAATAAGATAGTTGTTATTTATTATTGATGCACTATTGGACACTTTGTCCGTTATCGTCAGATAATGAAATATGTGGTTGGTTTACCGCCGGTAGCGATAGATATTATATGATAGTGGGTAAAAATAGATTATAGTCTGATAGATCCAAAATCGCCTCATGCCAAACTAACCTCAAAGCATAGACAATTAAACACAACACCTCGTCATAAAATTTAAGCTTTTATCTGTAATGCCACCGCCGCAAAAATCCTAACTATGAACTCCAAACTACCGTTAATTCAGTAGTTCAAATCTCGCTCTAACATCTTTGCCTATCGGCATTGAATTTTATTTCGACATGATATCTACTATAGTTATTAGTCCGCAATCTCACTCAATTTGTCAAGCATTATCTTTTGCCACTAAAAAAAATTTGTTTAATTTAAAATCATTGTAACATAGACTTCAGCCTGTTTATCTGTCATCCTGAGTGATCCGGCTCTTTTGCCTGATTGTATCGAAGGGTGCTACCGGAGCCAAGCAAGCGTAAATAATCATGCCCCGAATGGGGTATGTAATAAGATAGCCTGACATTTCAATGTCAGGTATTGAAATGGATCGAATCCCGCCCGCCGCCCAATGGAGCTGAACTTCATTATCTGCTAAAGTCAGATAGACGAAAAATTGTTGAATTTTTAAAAGCAAATAAATTTTATCTTGACAAGGAAAGGCGCATATTAATTTCACTATTCAAGGAGATTTTGATGGAATATTGTATTTATGAGAACCGTAGTCGATCTTTTGTTTTTTTAGCTGAGTTATTCAAGTGTTTGTATTACTCTATACTTAAACTATAGAAGAATATTCTTAAGAATAGACTATCTTTATCCCTCTATCCGGCTCATACCCGTCTTAGAGACAGATAGATCCAAAATTGAAATGAAAGGAGATTACTATGAAAGTAAGATCATTAAAAATTCTGACCTGTTTATCATGTTTGATAGTTATCGTGAGTTTATTATCGGGAGCTTTTCTGACAGATGTTCCGACTGAGATCATCGAGCCTAACGGAGAGATATTACAGATCTTTTCTTCCGGCGACGAGTTTTACAATAGATTGCATGATGCAGCCGGTTATACGATACTGAAAGGTCCGGATGCCTATCATTATTATGCCGTCAGGGAAGGGGATGCTCTCGTTCCCTCAACATACCGGGTAAGTCAGACCGATCCCTCTATGGCTGCTCTGGAGCCGGGATTAAGGATATCAGAACAGGAATATGTGTCACGCCGGAATGAAATGGAGAGAACCGGCAGAGAGTGGCTGAGCATCTCACCGAGTACCGGAGTGATCAATAACATCGTGATCTACATCAGATTTGCTGACCAGGAAGAGTTTGCCACGAGCCGCCAGAACTTCGATAATCGATTTAACAGTCTTACCTCAGCTTCAGTCAGGCACTATTTTCAGGAAGTTTCTTACGATCAGATGGATATTATCAGTCATCATTTCCCGGTCTGTGATATATCCACCAATCTCTCCTATCAGGATCCTCAACCCCGTAATTACTATATGCCCTATCATCCGGAGAATAATCCGATAGGTTATGAAAGTGGTACCGGTCAGCAGTGGCAGAGAGTTCATACGTTGTTCAGGAATGCCATCTTCGCCATCAGAGATCAGGTTCCGAGTGGTCTGATAATAGATTCCGATAACGACGGTTATCTTGATAACGTCACCTTTATAATCAGGGGTAACCATTCCAGCGGTACCTGGCTCTGGCCCAGAATGGCGTGGGATAATCTTTTCTACGACACCTCCATCAACAATAAACTGCTCTGGCAATTTACTCTGCAGAGTGAAAATATGAGTAGTGTTTATGTCTTATCGCACGAGACTTTTCATACCAAAGGGGTACAGGGAACAGGAAAATTTGCACCTGATCTCTATACCGGATACGGTTATACGCCTGTAGGCGAATGGGATCTTATGGCTCACGGATTTGTCCACATGGGTGCCTGGATGAAATATAAATATACGGGTAATAGTTGGATCTCCTCAATACCTGAGATAACAGCTTCCGGAACCTACACCCTGAACCCTTTGACCTCACCGGTAAATAATGCCTATATGATCGCCTCTCCCAACGCAGATAATCAGTTCTTCGTTGTTGAATACAGGAAAAAAGAGGGATACTATGAGAATAATCTTCCAGGTTCAGGCTTGTTAGTTTACCGGATCTTTCCAACCGATCATGGTAATAATCACCCCAACCGTCTGGAGGTATATATATATCGACCAGGCGGTACCGTCTTAAACCCCGATAATCCCTCTGCCTCCAACGGACAGCTCAGTAGAGCACATTTCACTTCTAACTCCGGCAGAGCTAGTATTAACGATTATTTGACCAATCCGACCAGTTTTCTGCGGGATGGCAGTGTGGGTGGCTTATCTATTTATGATGTCAGCGAAGCAGGAGAGACGATCAGTTTTAAGGTTCAAATGGAATTGGCACCTTCTCAGCCGACATTACGCTCTCCCATTAATGGAACTCTAATAGACAACTTCAGTAACTGCTTGTTGGAATGGAACCATGTTAATGCCCAATCATATTCGATCGAGGTCTGGAAAAATAATCCCTATCTGCTGATAGAATCAGCAAGTAATATTATGGATCAGCAATATGTGATCCAGGCGACGCTGCAGCCCAGTACAACTTATTATTGGAAGGTAACTGCTCAAAATCCTTACGGTTCAGCTACCAGCAGTACAGGAATCTTTGCTACAACGAACGGAATGCCGATCGGTCCGAGCGAACCGATCAGACCTGAGAATGGCGACCCGGAAACTGACCGGACAATGATCAGTTTCGAGTGGCCGGGCAGCTCTAATGCTCAGACATATTCATTTATTTTCTTCCGGGATGATCCATACCAGGAGTTGATCAATATATCAAATCTGACGGAGCCAAGCTATATCTACAATGCAAGCTCCCTGGAACCACAGACCCTTTACCGCTGGATGGTCAGTGCCGATAACTCCTACGGATCGGGTTGGAGCCCGGTGTGGTCATTCACGACCATTGGTGCGCCAGGTCCAAATGAATACTGGATGAATAATGACATAGTATTTTTTAACAGCCAAGATAGCCGGTACTTTTACGATTCATTAGGACCGTTCGGGCAATACAGGAATAATGAATATAAAACAATGACATTCAGGACAACAATCCCCAATGCCCAGATGATGTGTAAATTCCTTCTCTATGATATAGAAGAGGATTTTGATTATCTATATATCTATGATGGATTCGATGTTAGCAAACCTCTGATCCAGTATCTGCATGGGATGTCAACCGATCCGGTAACTATCGTATCTAATAATAGTAGTGGTGCTCTTACATTCAAGTTTTTATCCAATGGGACTAACAGAAGGGATGGCTGGACGGCAGTATTATCTCTTATGGGACCACCCCAGAATCTGACATTCACTACCGGAGACCGGTTTGCTATCCTGAACTGGGAGGGTATCGGCTCACCCGATGGTTATAATGTCTACCGTAACGATGTCCTGATCACCACCACTCCCCTAACGGGTAATACCTACAGTGATTATTACCTGCTGAACGGCACTACCTATGTGTATTATGTCAAGGGGGTCTATGACGGTATTGAATCGGGTCCCTCACAGAGTGTTACCGTAGTGCCGGCAATCGACACGGAGATCCTCATCGGAACCG
This window of the Candidatus Cloacimonadota bacterium genome carries:
- a CDS encoding T9SS type A sorting domain-containing protein — its product is MKEYFAMILSLTLLLGLFTCLEATPTMSSSDNTNRDLTGSYIDNVTTGYTPGENGVVLQFATAAYSVDWEYVVYAEMDFPTGITVVSATMMGTIPYNGQTGNGVISTWGDINNWNDWLYNQTVNFSVTVNIAAGFSGDMIIPWMLHGDVYGSPPHSVNGTVVIPEGGTQPPGILWSQMSPSGFLCASQEFEPDFDTYDCKGADDFIVTNGPWTINHVKFVGGFWNGAGPLQSVNIEFYQNSGGQPGTSIVSFTNLPYTETANTFSVDLPAGQQPVFNDGHYWISIQGRMDYAIGGQFGLNPHATPQVELERHWINPGGGFGPYTTWTAGSVVWDTQTERDFCFQLEGESGGGGPFYYFEDFEGGDGGWTSGAVTGNNQWEFGTPAQGTINSAHSGANAWMTKLAVNYENNANSWLMSPEFNFADVDTPFMSVWLNIYCEGYYDGMILESSINGGTTWDHVLGDDGFYNNFETYGAIPAPNWSGYNGTWSQFSTFLPQLANQPSVKLRFRFGSDGSVSADGMAVDDVLIYDAEPGAIEGTVSLMGGTGNVTNVTVSAGGESVHPVADGSYVLTLNPGDYTVTAELLGYQTEIVENVSVMGGEATTDVDFVLGNIEIAVDPLSITADLTPTSPTLTIPLTITNNGYGDLNYQISYAFDQVNRGVLPASVPRGITDHKFNPENTLRATDKISYPVSQPTGTRDMFDLLFEFPTHTDLGEFGVITDGYYIYTARWNDSLFYKFTLDGTFINEFSIPGITLGVLDMTFDGQYVFAVAYPGSFSNIVYKLDLENATLISQFTTNEASVGIAYDAINDGFWLTSGWYSPLRLVDRTGTLMQSINVTPSGIASLGWENVTPDGPHIWVYSHEGSSYNLLTQIEAATGNTVQSYDLTSVLSPVNYGGGMDFTNLLVPGLKTFLGVVQNQKVWVMELGPDSTWLYVSPMSGTVPSGGAVVLDVVLNAEDMELGTYTADIIINNNAQADPIIIPVTLIVAEHSPNPSAAHSPIPAHEAIDIPHNTPIGWTYTSSGIWTDPLGYKINMWVGDTSGDSFTVYVLGGPGVYYFEEHPFVFDYETTYFWQVIPTTIVPVGRSEETSSTRILERDVVNTRGDAEGCPIWTFTVASESSVDLPDLPLVTELRSNYPNPFNPETKISFSLEKGGFVTLDILNIRGQKVTTLVNEYRDMGHHEILWNGRDSSNREVASGIYFYRMSSGEYQSTRKMLMMK